TAACATCGGTTTCGTCGCCGCCCAGTGGGCGTATTACACCACCGGGGCTGTCTTTCAGCATAACGAAGCGTTCAACACCCGGGTTCTTCAGGGAGACGGTCAGGCTTGGGACTTCGACATCAGGGTCAGCGACAGTATCTATCAATATAACTTCAGCCATCACAACGAAGGCGGAGCCCTGCTCGTTATGGACAGTACGAACAATAATATTTTTCGCTACAATATCAGCCAGAATGACTACGACGCCTTCGGCACGTTCCATTTGAGACCGGGCGGCGGCAATCTGCACATCTACAACAATGTCATCTACCGCGACAACGGAATTACGTCGAGTCTGACCCAATCAAGCACGAGCGGGATGGCGAATTACACCAACAATATTTTCTATAACGCCGCCGGGGGGACGTATTCGAACAGCAATTACATGAAATACAGCCACAACCTGTTCTACGGCGCAAACTCGAACGTGCCGAACGACCCGGACAAGGTTGTCGCCGATCCGCAGTTCCTGAACGGCGGCGGCGCGTCCGGCATCGACACTGCATCGGCGTACAAACTGGCCGAAGGCTCGCCGGCCATCAATGCCGGGGCCGTTATATGGGGCAACGGCAGCTCCGACTTCTTCGGCAATCCGCTGTATAGCGGAACGCCTGACATCGGCGTATACGAAGCCCCGGGAACGGGGGGACCTCCGGCGGCGCTGCTTGAGGATGATTTCGAAGACGGAGCGGCGGATGGCTGGACCACTGTCGGAGGAAGCTGGAACATTGGGAACGAGGGGTCGCTGGTCTATGCCCAGAATGGCCTTTATGGGGAATCGATCGCTTTCGCCGGCGAAGCCTCCTGGACCGACTACATCCTTGAAGCGGATGTGAAGGTGAAGAAGCTTGGCGGCAATGGCGGCATTCTATTCCGCTATCAGGATGCGAACAATTTCTATATGTTCCGGTTGAACGACACGGGCAGCACCGCCGATCTGTACAAGAAGACGGGGGGCACTCTCCAGATGCTGGCGAGCGTGCCGATTACCGTAAATCCGAATCAGGTATACAGGCTGAAGGTGACGGTTCAGGGATCGTCCATTACCGGGTCCGTCGACGGCACCGATCTCATCTCCTGGACCGGCAGCGGAGCGGAACTCGCTTCCGGCAAAATCGGCCTGCGCGTGCACTCCGGCATGGCGTCGTTCGACAATGTGCGGGTGACCGAGTAGCGGCCATTTGGCCGGCTGAGTTGGTCGTCCGCCGCGGTCACGCGTCCGGCAAGTAAGCGGGTGTACTAGCACGCGTTACGGCTAAAGCATGGAATGATTGCCTGTAGTACCGTTAATAACGCCGCTTGCTTTCCCTGGATTAAGGCTTGCCGACGTACAAGGAGGGATGCACGATGACCGTCGATAAGACGGCGAGGGGCGAAAGCCGCAAACGCCGTCTGCGTTTGGGGGCGGGAAGACGGCTCCGGCCGCTGGCGGCGCTGCCGCTGCTGCTTGTGCTGCTGGCGCTGCTGGTGCCTGTCGCCTGCTCGTCACACGGGCCGCCTGGCGAAGCCAGCGTTTCCGAAGTCGGCGGCGGTGCGGCGGTGCCCGATCCGTTTACCGCCGTTGCCTGGGTGAACGGCGAACCGATCGCGTACGGCGAATTCCGGACCCGCATGCTGGAGCTGCGGGGAGAGGTCATTGCCGAGACGGCGAAGGGGGGGGCCGATCCGGCGGCCAAGGGCTTCTGGACCTCCGGCGCCGGAGGCCGGACGCCGCTTGATCTGCTGAAAGAGAAGACGCTGAACCTTCTGGTCCGGGTCAAGGTTCAGCAGATTGCCGCGAAGGAAGCCGGAATCGCCGGAGACATCGGATACAAGGCGTTCTTGTCGCGGCTGGATGCAGAGAATCGGACGCGGAGCAGCCGGCTCCGGCGCGGCGAACCAATCTATGGTCCTAAGCAGTATACGGAAAAAGCCTATTACCGGTACAATCTGGCCAATCTGGAGCTGGCGCTGCGGCAGCGGCTTTCCAAGGAAGACGGTGACCGTTCCGGCAAGCCGCTGAACGATGAGCGGTACGAGGCGTGGCTGAACCGGGAGGCGGCGAACGCCGAGATTCGGGTTAATTCTTCCGTATACGATAAGTTGTCGGTGGAGACTGCTCCATGAGTTTTATAAGACGAAACTATAAGAGAGGGAAAGCAGCTTGTCATTGACAGGCTGCTTTTTCTTTCTCACCAAAGAACATTCAGAACTCGTGTTAAATATTTTAACATTGAAATAAAAAATATTGCCAATATTCTGCTCCGGATGTATGGTGGACTCGGTTCCGTCCACACCACTCACCCTTGTCCATTGGGAGACGGGCAGGAGCTTCTGTACAGCCTGCAAATCGGGGACGAACAACGTCACCAAAAAGTCCGGAGTAAATTGGCGGAGATTGTTCAGTGGGACGGACTTTTCCCTGAAGCAGTAAACGGGCATACGGGAAAAGTGGAATCACGGCATTGGTTTTCCTGGCCGGGTGCGTTTATTTCTTCTGTATTCTTGCATTCAATGTCAATGAATGACTATGGTTAAGCATTAAACAGACCGTAACGGCTCGTAAGTCATTGTTATAAGAACCCCCCAGTTTGACTGGGGGTTAAGGAAAGCTTATAGCTATGAGTAGAAAATCCTTTGAACCCGATGATAACAAAGTTACCGACCTGGTATCCTTTAATCAAGATTCATAAACCTCGAAATTTCGTCATCCAAGTCATTAATATAAAAATCGGTAGATACACGTAAAAGACGCAATGGAGGGTACTCTTCATCAGCAATCGTTAGAATGGCTTGGGCTGCTTTCGACGGGTCTCCAGGCTGATTGCCACTGGATTCCCGAACATATTTCAATAATAAACCCACAGTGTTTTTATATTCTTCACTTGGCGTAACATGCTCCATGGATGACCCTGCCCAATCCGTACGGAATCCACCCGGTTCGATTAACGTTACCTTTATCCCTAACGGATCAACTTCCTTGGCCAATACCTCGGAGAACCCTTCCACGGCCCATTTTGCAGCTTGGTACGGGCCCAAACCAGGGGCGCCTGATCGTCCGCCAATCGAAGAAAACTGAAAAATGTGGCCCGATCTTTGTTCGCGTAAAACAGGCAATGCTGCTTTCGTAACTTGCACGACTCCCCAAAAGTTCGTCTCGATTTGAGAACGAAAATCTTCCATAGTAGTCTCTTCGATAGCTGAGATATTTGCATACCCTGCATTGTTAACCAATACATCCAGTCTGCCAAATGTAGTTGCAGCCGCTTGAACAGCTGCTTCTGCCTGCAGCATGTTGGTTACATCTAATTCCATCGTATGGATTTGCTCTCCGTAACGATCTACAAGGTCTTCGAGCTGCTCAGGTTTGCGTGCAGTAGCGACCAATTGATCACCTTGAGCTAGAACAGCTTCAGCTAGACTGCGGCCGAAGCCGCGTGAACTACCGGTTATAAGCCATACTTTAGACATCGCGTATCCTCCATATATCAATTTTAGAACACTGTGTTTGATTATTTGGCCGAGTCATAGCCTGTTATGGTTTTCGTCTCCAAACATTCCTCCAGCCCATGTAATCCGTATTCTCTGCCGATACCCGATTGCTTGAATCCCCCGAACGGAGCCTTCATTTCAAAACCTGCCCCGTTAATGAGCACAACACCAGCAGCAATTTGGGCTGCCACTTCATTGGCTTTCTCAATGTCCGAGGAACTCACGTAGGCACCGAGACCATAATCTGTATTGTTAGCCATCTCAATGGCTTCATCTTCCGTCTCGTAAGATAAAATCGATAAGACGGGACCGAAGATTTCTTCCTTGGCGATCGTCATATCTTCTGTCACCTGAGCGAAAACCGTTGGTCTAACAAAATATCCTTGTTCCAAACCCTCTGGATGCCCCACACCTCCGATGACCAGTTCAGCACCCTCTTCAATACCAGACTGAATATATCGCTGAACCTGATTGTATTGCTTCTCTGTTACGATTGGACCAAGTTCTGTGCCTTCTTCCCAGGGATTGCCGACTTTGATGCGTTCCACAGTTTCTTTAGCTATCTGTTTCACTTCGTCCAACCGATGCTTGGGGACCAAGAGGCGGGTCCCTGCAACGCAAGCTTGCCCATTATTGTTATAACACTGTCTTACAGCGGTCGGGATTGCCACGGAAAAATCGGCGTCATCTAAGATGATGTTCGGCGATTTGCCGCCCAGTTCCAGCGTGACCCGCTTCATGGAATCTACAGCACCTCTCCTAATTTCTTTCCCTGTTCGAGTGGAACCAGTGAAGGTGATCATTGCAATATCCGGATTGCGGGTCAATTCGGATCCAACCGTTTGGCCAAGTCCATGAACTACATTGATCACACCAGCTGGAATATCAGCCTCATGGAAACATTCAGTGATCAGCTGTGCCTGAATCGCGCTTAGTTCACTTGGCTTGATCACCACTGGACAGCCGGCAGCTATGGCAGAAGCAAGCTTTGCAGTAATCTGAGAATAGGTTGCATTCCAGGGAGTAATAATTCCAATGACTCCAATTGGCTCTGCTACTACTTTCGCTTTCCCGATATACTTCACGAAATCGAATGCCTCAAGCGCTTCTTTCGTGTCCAAAAAATTCGTAGCTGCCAGTTTAACTCGGCCAATGGCAGCGGGCTTCGGAGCACCGTATTCATTGATGTTAGCCTCCATCATTACTTCTAATTTTCTCATAACTGCGTCATGTAGTCTTTGCAGCATTTGACTGCGCTCTTCCACTGAAGTTCGTGAGAAAGTCTTGAAGGCTTTCTTTGCTGCCGAGATTGCTCGTTTGGCATCCTCTTCGTTCCCTAAAGTGACACGTCCGATGATTTCCCTAGTTGAAGGATTAATAAGTTCTTGTACCTCTGTGCCGTATGGCTTTACAAATTCCCCGTTAATATAAACTTGATTAATTGTTCTCATTTAAATAACTCCTTTGAATTCATTTAGGATTTACTATTCTTTTCTTGGGAATTGTCTTTTTTCATACCCGATCTATTGGCCCATTCTTTGACGCCCCCCTTCGAGCTCTTGCTAAAAAGAATGATAACACACAACGAAAACGAAGTAAACAAAATATATATAAATTGTCTATATAGTATTATTTGTTTATATTTTATTGAAACCGTGTATAATAGAAGCAACGGGTAAGGGGGAGCGTAATGTCAATGGAGAATCAGCAAGATAAAGCAAAAAACAAGCTGCTGAAAAAACTGATTCCGTCCCTCATGAAGGACGGGTTTCAACAAATGAGGATGGACGATATTGCTAAGTTTATGGATGTTAGCAGAGCAACGATGTACAAGAATTTTTCTTCAAAAGAAGAAATCATCGAGGGTGTCGTTCGCATTTTTGTTGACTATATAGAACGGCTAGAGGATCGTACCAATGAGGATGACGATCGATCGTTCGGGGGTTGGTTTCAGCAATTGTTTGAACAATCGGTAACGTTAGTTGGCAAAATATCTGATGTGTTTCTGAAGGATTTACAAATGGTATTTCCGGAAATGTACGATGTTTTGAAGTCTGCGTTGAATAAGAAGGAACAGCAGACCCTTAAGTTTTATCAAGATGGGAAGAACAAGGGGATTTTTAATCCGATTAACGAGAAGTTCATTTTACTTCAAGACGATATTTTGCTCCGGGAAATCATGAATGTGAAGTATTTGCTTTATAACCAAATGACCATTCAACAAGTCCTCAATGATTATTATCATTTTAAAAAAATTCAATTGTTCAAACCGGAAAAGATGTCCTTAGTGGACGACTTACGGATTCACCCCGTCATTGAACATATTGTCGAGAAATTCAATCGTGCTTTATAAATCAGAATATATAAAAGTCTCAAAGTCTTGTTCATTTGGAACGAGGCTTCTTTTTATTGGGAAAATTGAGTAAAGAAGAGACCACTGACCGAACGGAAGCACCATAAATCGTGGCGTCATTTCCGTCAGCGGTCTAAACAAAGGGGTTCGGTAAACCCTATGCTTCAGCCTGTTTAGTCTGTTTCTGTCGGAAAATCAGCAGAACGACTTACTTCAGCCCATGTATCCACTTCTTCAGCGCGCGATCTTGAGGATTTCTCTGCAGCTTCAACAGCCCCGGCACCGAGAAGTAGACGAAGCGGTGGCTCTTCCAAGTTAACGATATCCATGATGATCTTGGCTGCCCGTGCCGGGTCTCCTGGTTGTTTACCTTCCGTGGCAAGGCGGAACTGGTG
This region of Paenibacillus sp. URB8-2 genomic DNA includes:
- a CDS encoding oxidoreductase → MSKVWLITGSSRGFGRSLAEAVLAQGDQLVATARKPEQLEDLVDRYGEQIHTMELDVTNMLQAEAAVQAAATTFGRLDVLVNNAGYANISAIEETTMEDFRSQIETNFWGVVQVTKAALPVLREQRSGHIFQFSSIGGRSGAPGLGPYQAAKWAVEGFSEVLAKEVDPLGIKVTLIEPGGFRTDWAGSSMEHVTPSEEYKNTVGLLLKYVRESSGNQPGDPSKAAQAILTIADEEYPPLRLLRVSTDFYINDLDDEISRFMNLD
- a CDS encoding 3-keto-disaccharide hydrolase, encoding MKAVTLRKILLLPLMAALLFGPVGLMPADRASAAGTTYYVDAAVGSDTNGGTSTDSPWKSLAKVNSVVFDPGDRILLKAGSVWNDTYLDLKGSGVEGSPIVVDRYGTGSKPLINFGNTAVGGEGFGVRLKNVSYWEINNLEITSGQYATDMRRSGILVVGEGAGAGAFKHIYIKGNDIHDVFGTDRRTGGINFHARGGNTDPESTWDDVLIEDNTVINVADTGIQVMTDAFANTSWTHKFNAFTRLIIRGNYVEKIHRDGILVRASVSPLIEYNTTNEIGVSCDVNTSVVKYLDNIGFVAAQWAYYTTGAVFQHNEAFNTRVLQGDGQAWDFDIRVSDSIYQYNFSHHNEGGALLVMDSTNNNIFRYNISQNDYDAFGTFHLRPGGGNLHIYNNVIYRDNGITSSLTQSSTSGMANYTNNIFYNAAGGTYSNSNYMKYSHNLFYGANSNVPNDPDKVVADPQFLNGGGASGIDTASAYKLAEGSPAINAGAVIWGNGSSDFFGNPLYSGTPDIGVYEAPGTGGPPAALLEDDFEDGAADGWTTVGGSWNIGNEGSLVYAQNGLYGESIAFAGEASWTDYILEADVKVKKLGGNGGILFRYQDANNFYMFRLNDTGSTADLYKKTGGTLQMLASVPITVNPNQVYRLKVTVQGSSITGSVDGTDLISWTGSGAELASGKIGLRVHSGMASFDNVRVTE
- a CDS encoding aldehyde dehydrogenase family protein — protein: MRTINQVYINGEFVKPYGTEVQELINPSTREIIGRVTLGNEEDAKRAISAAKKAFKTFSRTSVEERSQMLQRLHDAVMRKLEVMMEANINEYGAPKPAAIGRVKLAATNFLDTKEALEAFDFVKYIGKAKVVAEPIGVIGIITPWNATYSQITAKLASAIAAGCPVVIKPSELSAIQAQLITECFHEADIPAGVINVVHGLGQTVGSELTRNPDIAMITFTGSTRTGKEIRRGAVDSMKRVTLELGGKSPNIILDDADFSVAIPTAVRQCYNNNGQACVAGTRLLVPKHRLDEVKQIAKETVERIKVGNPWEEGTELGPIVTEKQYNQVQRYIQSGIEEGAELVIGGVGHPEGLEQGYFVRPTVFAQVTEDMTIAKEEIFGPVLSILSYETEDEAIEMANNTDYGLGAYVSSSDIEKANEVAAQIAAGVVLINGAGFEMKAPFGGFKQSGIGREYGLHGLEECLETKTITGYDSAK
- a CDS encoding TetR/AcrR family transcriptional regulator produces the protein MENQQDKAKNKLLKKLIPSLMKDGFQQMRMDDIAKFMDVSRATMYKNFSSKEEIIEGVVRIFVDYIERLEDRTNEDDDRSFGGWFQQLFEQSVTLVGKISDVFLKDLQMVFPEMYDVLKSALNKKEQQTLKFYQDGKNKGIFNPINEKFILLQDDILLREIMNVKYLLYNQMTIQQVLNDYYHFKKIQLFKPEKMSLVDDLRIHPVIEHIVEKFNRAL